The Fimbriimonadaceae bacterium genome includes the window GAGTAGACGGACTCCGCGGCGTCGGCAAACTGGGCACCAATGCGCCTCGTCGTCCGAATGAAATCCATGTGGATCTCTCGGGCGGCCTGGCGTCCGCCCTGACACGGGATCAAATCCGGACTCTGCTCAAGTGGGTCCATGCCCAACAGGGCCACGTGACGCGCATTGATTGTGCGCTGGATGACCGAACGGGCACGGTGCTGGTCTCGACCATCCGAGAGGCCGTATCGGCAGGCCAATGTGTGACGCGTGCCGCGCAGGTTCGGCATATCGTCTCCAACCTGACGCATGGGACAGGGGCCACCACGGGCGAGACCATGTACTTCGGGAGTCCGCAGAGCCAGACCTTGCTGCGCATCTACGACAAACGGCTGGAACTTCAGAGCAAGGGCCAGGAGAACTGGCATGAATACGGGACTCGGTGGGAATTAGAGCTCAAGAAGGATCGGGCCGAACAGTGCGCTCGTGCATTGGCCACGTTAGACGAAGCCGATTGGAAGGAGTTGGTGGTCGGCTTGCTGCGATCGTATGTGGATTTCCGGCAGATCCCCAAGGATGCCGAGGATGAAGAACGGTACCGGGCTCCAGTCTTGGAGTGGTACGCC containing:
- a CDS encoding replication initiation factor domain-containing protein; the encoded protein is MDSGFTLTIDWLAFTVLASNPQETMKVLGGDWSRAKGGFRGYPLSWMRVDGLRGVGKLGTNAPRRPNEIHVDLSGGLASALTRDQIRTLLKWVHAQQGHVTRIDCALDDRTGTVLVSTIREAVSAGQCVTRAAQVRHIVSNLTHGTGATTGETMYFGSPQSQTLLRIYDKRLELQSKGQENWHEYGTRWELELKKDRAEQCARALATLDEADWKELVVGLLRSYVDFRQIPKDAEDEERYRAPVLEWYALLTEGFQKGRLAQEQQVQTLQNVKRWVSDTLTPMLAVICATPGGEEWLL